Within Pseudomonadota bacterium, the genomic segment GCGTCCGACACCGCGCCGGTTGAGTATGGGGCACAGCCTGCCTCATCATCGAACGGTATTCATCCAGGCTGGCTCGCTGTATTTTTGCTGGCGCTCCCTTTCATGTTCTGGCTCGGTAAGCGTCAACAACAGCACGCGGTTGCCGACGGACTGCTCGTTCAGACTTCCCTGCGCTCTCGAATCGATGAACTCAAAGAGGCGGTCATCGAGAGCGGTTCAGGCCCTCGCGAGGAATGGCAGTCAACGCTCGCCACACTGCAATCGCAATTGCGCGAAAAATCGACCTACATCGATCAACTGCACGACTCAAATGGTGCGTTTGCTCATCAGGTGGAGACGCTTGAACAATCGATCGAAACGCAGCACGAAGTGCATGCGCAAATCGAAAAAGATCATGCGACAACGCTGGTCTCAGAAACCACCGCGTTGTCCGAGAAGCTCCTGGCCGAGTTCAACGATGCTCAAGCGGAGCTTCAAGCGCAGTTAAAAGTGACCGAAGAATCACTGACAGCCGACCTGGAGGCCACTACCGCCGAATTTGAGCAACGCATCGAAACGATTGAACAAGCCCGAGACGATGCCATCGAATCGCTCAAGCGTGAACACCAGGCGGCCATCGGCGCCCTCGAACAAGAACGCGACGGCGCGGTCGACAATACTCGGACCGCCGCTCTAGAACGCGATGAACTCCAGGCCCAATTGGAGAAAAGCGACGCAGCACTTGACGCGCAGCAAGCCGAAACAGCGCGCGTGTCAGACGAATTAATGTCACTGCAGTCGGACAGGGAGTCAAACGTCGCGCGCATTGAGTCACTCTCGGCTGATAACGCCAAGCTCGATGCCGCACTTGCCGAGCGCGGCGAGTCACTCTCCGCGCTGCAGGCTGACCACACACAGCTCGAACAATCCTTGCAGACCGTGCGTAACGAGGTCGAGGAACTAAAAACCGCCCACGCCGAGGAATGCGCGGCGCTAAACCAAACTGCTAACGAGACTCGCGTGGCGCTGACCGAAGAAGTCGATGCACGCGACCAAACCATTCAAGCGCGTGACGCGAAGATCATGGCCTTATCGGAGGAATTGGTCGCGGCACAGTCGACCGCCCAAGCCGACGCCGAGGAGCGCGACATCGAGCTCGCGGCGATGAATGCTCAGCTCGAGGCGAATGCCGACGCCGAGAGCCAACTCAAAACACTCGAGCAAGAACACGAGAAAGCCACTCGCGATCTCGCCGAGCGTGCCAAGCAGATGGACAAACTGAATGCCGCCTTGGCCGAATCGCGTCACGCGCTCGCTGACCTGGAGCCACTCCGCCACGACCTCGAGTTGCGCAATCAAGAGCTGGACACGCTCAAGACTGTGGTCTCCGAAACCGATGCGGCTCTGATCGATGCGCGCGCACAGGTTGAGCAACTCGGCGCGCAGCAAGTCGACATCGACGCGCTGAAGGCGCAATTGACCGCGGCGACCGAACAACTCGAAAAAGAATCCAAACGCGCCGACGACGCCCAGCAAACCTGCACGGCGCTCCAAGAGAAGATCGGGCAACGCGAACGCGAGAACACGGTTTTGCGCAACAACTTGCGCGGCGAGAAAGAAGACAACGCAACGAAAAAACAAGCGCTCGAACAGCTTGAGAAAAACGTCGAAGAACTGGAATCTACCCTCGAGATTCAGCAACTTGAAAACACTCAGACGCTGGCCGCGCTGGACAGCGCCACCGACCAGACAGCGGAACTCGAGGCGCGTGTCGAGCACACTGATTTACTCGATACGCACATCGTCGAACTCGAGCAACAGTTGGAGGATGAGAAAACCCAACGGAGCAAGGCTGACGCGCGTCTGTCTCAGACCACCATCCAACAAAAGAGTCTTATTGAGCAACAGGCGGAACGCAACGCCTCATTGGAAAAAGAGCTGGAGTCACTCAAGCTCGCGATGGCAAATCGCACACAGTCAAATGAGCACCTCAAAAAGACACTGGATCAGGCCCGTAAATATCGCGACGAACTCGAGGAAAACACACGTGACCTCGAACGCGAGAATCGCGAGCTGAGTAAATCCAGTAGCAAGATTCGACATGAACTCGACCAGTCACGACGCGCACTGCAAGACTCCGCCGGTAAGCTCGGTGATCGAGATGAAGAACTGCAGAATTTGCGTCAACAGCTCGGCGAGCAGAACGCCGAACTCGACAACGCACACACCGAACTCGAGTCTGTGTGGAAAAAAGTCGACGAACTCACCACGGCAATCGATCTGATGGAGAACGAGGTCGAGAATCAGCAGCACACGGTGGATCAAACAGAGATCGGGCAACAACTCGAGCAGACCCGTGCCGAGCTCAATAAGCGCACTCGTTTGCTTAGCGAGATGACCGGTGCTCGCGATGAGCACGAGCGCAATGCCAATGCGTTAAAAGACCAGCTTGATCGGGCGCAAAACGAACTGAACAAGAAAAATAGTCGGGTCAGCACGCTGGGCTCGCAGCTGGTCGCTCTGAACGAGCAGCGCGAACAACATTTGGCGCAGATTTCTGAACTGTCGATGCAGGTACAAGACTACGAGGCCATGACGCCCGCGCCCCAGCTCCCCCCACCGGTCGAACAAGCCGAATCTCTTGACGAAGCACTGCGCGCGCGCGAGAACATTATTGCCGCGCTCGAAAAAGAGGTACAACGAGCGGATGTAAAAATGGCCGGACTGCAACAGAAGCTCGACGACTTAGAGATGGCGTCACGCGCCGAGGCGCAAGGAATACCGGACGGCGAATCGCTCAATGCTGCGCAAATCGACTCGCTTAAACAATCGCTGGTGGATAAAAGCCGGCTGGCTCAGTCACTGAGTAATGAACTCAAAGCCACTAAAGATCTGGTAAAAGTGTTTGAGAACGATTCGAACATGCTGCACGACACCGAGGTGGAGCTCACGTCCAAGCAAGAGCACAATGATTTTCTAGAACATGAGCTCGCCAAAGCGGTTGTCGAAAACAAAACACTCAAGAACGAATTAGAGAAAGCCGCGAAACGACTCGCCCGCCACCAGAACATCGGCCGCACCGTATCGGAGGATACTCGCGTCGAGCAACTGCAATCACGCCTGTCAGCGCTGGAAAGTGAAAATCGCGAGCAATTGGAAATGATCGCTCAGTTGCGTTCGGGTGATGCCCCGCAGGGTTAAGGCATCGGGCAAAACGTGCACTGCACGCTATGGAAAGTCGATCACCTCGTAGCGGCTAGTATTCTCGCCGCGGGCATGATGGAGGATAGCGTCAACCATTGCTCGGTTGTACCAGGGCACCACCTGTACCGCTCGGTCTTTGACCGGTTTGAGAATCGATTCAGGCCCAAATGGCTCAACCGCGACGATGGGCTTACCCAGCGCCCGCGCTAGGTCCATTTGGTACTGAACGAGATTGGCGTCTTCGACGTAAGACGATGAGAGGATAATGGCGATCTCGGCGTCCTTCATCTGGCGGTTCAATTCAGTCTGAATAGACTCGACACGACTGCCGGGAAACTTATCGGGCTCGCTCAAGTTGACATAAAAAAACGATTCGATATCCGAGATGTAATCGAAAAACCGCATGTAGTCATCGCTTTCTTGCCAAGTATGGCTCACAAACAGGCGATAAGGATTGTTTTCTGACATGTCCAACTCTCACAATGCCGCCTCTAAATCCGCAGTATTACGGCAAAATGGGCGCTTTATGAAAAAAGTATAGCAATACTGGCTCGCACTGGCACGGATTTGCTTTGTTTCGCCTAGCGCTTGTCACTTATAATAGTGGTTTGGCCAGTCAGACGCATCACACGCTCGGCTCAGGCACAGACCACACATTCTGGAGTTCAACATGTCTTCAATCACATTACAGCCCGATCCAACAGCGTTTGATTTTCTGTTAAAAATTCGGGCGCGCGCTGCGGGCAAAGCACTAACCGTGGGCCTGCCCGATTCCGATGTACACGCGTTTATGGAAACCGATGCATCCTTGCGCGCAGCTGTGACCGAAGCGTACGCCGCATTCGAACGACTGCTGGCCAGCGAACCCACAACATTCGATCAGGACGAAACCGATCAGGTGCAGGCTCTACAGCAGGGTTTCACCAACTTTTATGCCGACGACGCCATCTGCCCTTACGTGCCGCTAGCGGCGAAAGGACCGTGGATCATCACGACGATGGGGGCAGTCGTTCACGACAGTGGCGGTTACGGCATGCTCGGATTTGGTCATGCGCCCGACGCCGTACTCGACGCCATGAACAAACCGCATGTGATGGCCAACATCATGACGCCGAGCATCAGTCAACGAAACTTCATTGAGGCGATCGATAAGGAGCTGGGTCATCGTCACAGTCAGGGCAATCCGTTTACACGCTATCTGTGTCTCAACAGCGGCTCTGAGTCCGTATCACTCGCCGCCCGGTTATCCGATGTCAACGCTAAATTACTGACCGACGACGGTGCACGGTATGAAGGCCGACGCATAAAGATTTTGGCACTCGACGGTGCCTTCCATGGGCGCACCGATCGTCCCGCACAGTTCTCCGACAGCACACTGGCCACCTATTCCCGTCATCTTGCGTCTTTCCGTGACAGTGATCGACTCATCACTACGCCACCGAACGATATTGATGCGCTCGAGAACGTGTTCGCTCAAGCCAACCGCGACAACGTTTTTATCGAGTCCTTTTTTATCGAACCCGTCATGGGCGAAGGCAATCCGGGCATGGGCACCACGCGCGAATTTTACGATCGCGCACGCGCGCTTACCAAGCTGCATGGCTCGCTTTTACTCGTCGATTCCATTCAAGCCGGACTGCGCGCACAGGGCTGTCTATCGATTGTCGACTATCCCGGTTTTGAAGACTGCGACGCACCGGATATGGAGACCTTCTCCAAGGCACTCAATGCTGGTCAGTACCCCCTATCGGTATTGGCACTCACGGCGGAAACCGCCGAGCTCTACCGCAAGGGCATCTACGGCAATACCATGACCAGCAATCCTCGTGCACTCGATGTGGCCTGTGCGGTGTTGGCGGATGTGGACGACGCGCTGCGACAAAATATCCGTGACCGTGGCGTAGAGCTGTTTGAAAAGCTTCGCGCACTTGGCATCGAACTCGGCGGCGACCTGTATAAGGTGCAAGGCACCGGACTCCTGGCGAGTGGTGAACTGAATCCAGACAAATACAAAAGCTATGGAGCCAACAGCACCGAAGAGTATCTTCGCCGACGTGGCATCAATGTGATTCATGGCGGCCAGAACGCGCTGCGCTTCACCCCGCATTTTCGAATAACGTCCGAAGAAATTGATCTGATTCTAGCGGCGGTCAAGGACGCCCTGCTCAATGGACCACGTAAATAGTGTCTCGACGTTGTCGGTAAATCGGTCTTCTCAACGCGTCGGCATCAAGACAGGCGCGCCGATCGATGTCTGAATCCCGCCTCATCGCCCATCGCTGGCTTTTGATCCTTGCCACGGTTGGGCTGAGCGCACTGTTTGCGGTGGCGTTCATGCTGACCATCGAAAAAACGCGCGAGGGGCGGGCGGTAGAGCTGTCGGTTGAAGCCGGATTGAACAACCGCATGACCAATGGTGAAGGCATGACCATGACGCCGCGTTTGTCGTCCAAGCCAGCGCAAACTGCACCGATCGATCGCGTCATCAAACCATCTCCGTTTTGGCCTGCTCTGCTCTTTTCGCTGGCCTTTTTGTGCGGCTGGCTGTTTCGTCATGCCCTTCTTGAGCCGTTGATGATGCTGCGCCCCGGTGTCGACGCACCGGACGACGAAGATCAGTCGTCCGCGGCGCAACACGCGGTCGTCGAACACGCGGCGATCGACAAGACAGACAGTTCGGTACCCGATTTGACTCGTGATTTTCCGTGGGATGACGACGCAATCAACACGATCGCGGGCTTGTCCGGCGCGGAACGCATAGAGCGACTTGAAAAACAAAACGCGTCTAAGGCGGAAATCATCAAAGCGCTCGAGCGCCTGGTGGCCGAAAACCGTGAAAAGTGGCTTCATCGGGATGAAACCGAAGCTCGACTCGATCGCACCATTCGTGAGCTGTCGGACGATTTGGACTTGGCGGTGCGTCAGCTGCAGGCGCTGCAATCTGAGTCGGCAAGCAAATCAGGGACCTCAGAAGACCCCGCCAAGGAACGCTAATACCCACGATCGCTGCAGCACGTTGCGCGACCACCACTCAGGGTCTTCCCACCCCCTACGGGTCCCGTGCGTTATGTTGTCACCTCTCAGTAAAAACCCGGATCATTACACGCTGAATGCGTGGCGATAACGCCACTTTGTGACACTTTGTTATCGCCTTAGAGTGTTATGTAGCGCGCGTTGTGCCGACGCACCGGATTGTGACTCGGTTCACATTACGTCCGATACGGTTGGCGTAAAAAGAGCGCGAGGCGGGCGCACTTTATACCGCGCCCAGACCGTCTTTAACGATCGGAAGGCTACTGGCCGATCCGGCAAGACAGGCAGTTTTACGCATGACTCGCGTGAAAATGCCGGGAGAGAAAACGTGTTTTCGGCAATCAAAAAAGCCCTTGGGCTGGCATCGCCTGACGAGCATGCCGCCCCAAACCTTGTGGTAGAGCCTGTCAATCACAAGCTGCAGTCACAGGCAAAAATGCATGAGAAATTCCCCCAGGTCCGTAGTCTGGCGGTGAACCTGATGATCAGCCCACCCGACTACGAAACCGAGCCAACACTCAACGGTCGCAGCTTCGGACCTGATTCGCTTGCGTACTTTGAGTTTCGATGCAAAAACGTTGAATGCCAGGGCGGCGGCTTCGATCTAACAGAGACTGTTGCTGATGGGATTGCCAAAGGCGAGCGCTCCATTAACGGTCGCCGCGTGTGTCATGGCCGACACGGCGTGAGCCCTCGTGCCCACAATGTGATTCGATGCAACTACGAGCTCAATTTCC encodes:
- a CDS encoding aminotransferase class III-fold pyridoxal phosphate-dependent enzyme, with protein sequence MSSITLQPDPTAFDFLLKIRARAAGKALTVGLPDSDVHAFMETDASLRAAVTEAYAAFERLLASEPTTFDQDETDQVQALQQGFTNFYADDAICPYVPLAAKGPWIITTMGAVVHDSGGYGMLGFGHAPDAVLDAMNKPHVMANIMTPSISQRNFIEAIDKELGHRHSQGNPFTRYLCLNSGSESVSLAARLSDVNAKLLTDDGARYEGRRIKILALDGAFHGRTDRPAQFSDSTLATYSRHLASFRDSDRLITTPPNDIDALENVFAQANRDNVFIESFFIEPVMGEGNPGMGTTREFYDRARALTKLHGSLLLVDSIQAGLRAQGCLSIVDYPGFEDCDAPDMETFSKALNAGQYPLSVLALTAETAELYRKGIYGNTMTSNPRALDVACAVLADVDDALRQNIRDRGVELFEKLRALGIELGGDLYKVQGTGLLASGELNPDKYKSYGANSTEEYLRRRGINVIHGGQNALRFTPHFRITSEEIDLILAAVKDALLNGPRK
- a CDS encoding TIR domain-containing protein, translated to MSENNPYRLFVSHTWQESDDYMRFFDYISDIESFFYVNLSEPDKFPGSRVESIQTELNRQMKDAEIAIILSSSYVEDANLVQYQMDLARALGKPIVAVEPFGPESILKPVKDRAVQVVPWYNRAMVDAILHHARGENTSRYEVIDFP